The Thunnus albacares chromosome 21, fThuAlb1.1, whole genome shotgun sequence genome window below encodes:
- the xrcc2 gene encoding DNA repair protein XRCC2 isoform X1 codes for MTESGAQLFARLEARRCLKDIEPRLFPEDGGPDHGEVVELYGTEGTGKTELLYHLLCRCVLPVAAGGLEVDVVFVDTDYSLDMLRLVSILDSRLNAGTHTHAVASEGGSGPALSTSSPSVASDEAALRSCLARLLVVHCSSSSQLLLTLHFLETSLSSRPGLALVLIDSISAFYWLDRCEGGASIAKQEEKLSKCAELLGRLLRDYRITVFATCHAIRRSYSGPSSSSASSESDRPYLCRPWQRLVTHRLLCSRQEAANNMAAAAGGGKEQRKQQVFIVHSTSSSRTKAYRSSSFCVTEGGVEFV; via the exons ATGACTGAAAGCGGCGCTCAG CTGTTTGCTCGTCTGGAGGCTCGTCGCTGTCTGAAGGACATCGAACCTCGTTTGTTTCCTGAAGATGGAGGACCTGACCATG GTGAGGTGGTGGAGCTGTATGGGACGGAGGGAACAG gtaaGACGGAGCTGCTCTACCACCTGCTGTGCCGCTGTGTGCTGCCAGTGGCGGCCGGCGGTCTAGAGGTGGACGTTGTGTTTGTGGACACTGACTACAGTCTGGACATGTTACGACTGGTCAGCATCCTGGACAGCAGACTGAACGctggcacacatacacatgctgtTGCCTCTGAGGGAGGATCTGGCCCAG CTCTCTCTACCAGCTCGCCCTCGGTGGCTTCAGATGAGGCGGCGTTGCGTTCATGTCTGGCTCGCCTCCTGGTCGTCcactgctcttcctcctcccagcTCCTCCTCACCCTTCACTTCCTGGAGACCTCCTTGTCATCACGGCCGGGCCTGGCACTTGTCCTCATCGACAGCATCTCTGCTTTCTATTGGCTGGACCGCTGTGAGGGCGGGGCCAGCATCGCCAAGCAGGAAGAGAAGCTCAGCAAGTGTGCAGAGCTGCTGGGCCGACTGCTCAG GGATTACAGAATCACTGTCTTCGCCACCTGCCACGCCATCAGGAGGAGCTACAGTggaccctcctcttcctccgccTCCTCCGAGTCCGACCGGCCATACCTCTGTCGCCCCTGGCAACGGCTGGTGACCCACCGGCTGCTGTGCTCGAGGCAGGAGGCTGCAAACAACATGGCTGCCGCAGCAGGAGGCGGGAAGGAGCAAAGGAAACAACAGGTCTTCATTGtccactccacctcctcctccaggacGAAGGCTTACAGGAGCAGCTCCTTCTGCGTGACAGAAGGAGGAGTGGAGTTTGTCTGA
- the xrcc2 gene encoding DNA repair protein XRCC2 isoform X2 yields the protein MTESGAQLFARLEARRCLKDIEPRLFPEDGGPDHGEVVELYGTEGTALSTSSPSVASDEAALRSCLARLLVVHCSSSSQLLLTLHFLETSLSSRPGLALVLIDSISAFYWLDRCEGGASIAKQEEKLSKCAELLGRLLRDYRITVFATCHAIRRSYSGPSSSSASSESDRPYLCRPWQRLVTHRLLCSRQEAANNMAAAAGGGKEQRKQQVFIVHSTSSSRTKAYRSSSFCVTEGGVEFV from the exons ATGACTGAAAGCGGCGCTCAG CTGTTTGCTCGTCTGGAGGCTCGTCGCTGTCTGAAGGACATCGAACCTCGTTTGTTTCCTGAAGATGGAGGACCTGACCATG GTGAGGTGGTGGAGCTGTATGGGACGGAGGGAACAG CTCTCTCTACCAGCTCGCCCTCGGTGGCTTCAGATGAGGCGGCGTTGCGTTCATGTCTGGCTCGCCTCCTGGTCGTCcactgctcttcctcctcccagcTCCTCCTCACCCTTCACTTCCTGGAGACCTCCTTGTCATCACGGCCGGGCCTGGCACTTGTCCTCATCGACAGCATCTCTGCTTTCTATTGGCTGGACCGCTGTGAGGGCGGGGCCAGCATCGCCAAGCAGGAAGAGAAGCTCAGCAAGTGTGCAGAGCTGCTGGGCCGACTGCTCAG GGATTACAGAATCACTGTCTTCGCCACCTGCCACGCCATCAGGAGGAGCTACAGTggaccctcctcttcctccgccTCCTCCGAGTCCGACCGGCCATACCTCTGTCGCCCCTGGCAACGGCTGGTGACCCACCGGCTGCTGTGCTCGAGGCAGGAGGCTGCAAACAACATGGCTGCCGCAGCAGGAGGCGGGAAGGAGCAAAGGAAACAACAGGTCTTCATTGtccactccacctcctcctccaggacGAAGGCTTACAGGAGCAGCTCCTTCTGCGTGACAGAAGGAGGAGTGGAGTTTGTCTGA